Genomic window (Arachis hypogaea cultivar Tifrunner chromosome 13, arahy.Tifrunner.gnm2.J5K5, whole genome shotgun sequence):
TAGTTAAGTGGAAAAGACCATTGCTGAAAATGATGTcgtaagaaagaaaaataattgtaGTATAAAtaccttttaaaaaaaaatagcatcaaaCAAGAAACGGAATAAGGGaacattaatattaataatattaatataagtaATAATGACGATAGACGAGATAATAACGATGATAAAATATAGTTACACAATAAACATAGTAGagataaaagtgataataataaagatgaaaaagataataatagaAGTGATCATAGTTGAttatattgtaaaaaaaatttgtaaaaatttaaaGTCCTCACAAAATGCAAATATATTCCCTCCCACAAGAGTAATTACaattattatttaacaaaatatttaataaaaaaatcatattattccaaaataaaaagattaaaaatcaaattattttatttttttaaacaaagatcttcttattcttcgtaaaaataaataaagcccGAATTAGATGTTTATTCTATTTAAAAGGAAATTGAGTCGCAAAAATTTTCTATCCAACTCCCCAATATAAATACTAACTAGAACCGCAACGTTTGGCATTCATTTGTATTAATAATCTCACATTCTTTCACACATCACATACACGTATGTATATAGCACTGAAGGGTGAATCATGATCAAGACAAACAACATCATAACCTTTAGTTAACTACTATTTCTTAACATGGATATAGGCCATCATAGATTATACATCAACCATGGCAGATGATCAATTTCGAGCAAGTGCAAATTGGTGGGATTCATCAAGAAACGTTGTGAGGTTTGAAAGCCGGGAATCGCAATCTGGACCTTGGCATGGCGTTGGTGATGATGAAATGAAGCTACCAATAAGATCTTCCACCATGGAAAAttccatgtcttcttcttcttctgcaggCGCCTCATCAGGTAGGTCCTCTGTGGTGTTCCATGAgaggcttcaacaacaacaaaactTGGATTCCCCAAATTTGAGCAACGACCCCAACTTGCATATGATGATGGGTTTGGGGCTTTCTTCTCACTCATCCATGGATTGGAATCAAGCATCTTTCATGTAAGTGGATACCATGGAGTCGTCTGTGTCAAGACTGTCAACACAAAGACGTTAAGTGTGCATTCACAAGCTAAGATCAGCCTCGAAAGATGAAAAATGCTATGTGCATGCCAAAAATCAATCATTAAGTATTtgtctatatattttatattttattcatctaagaTATTTAACAAAAGATATCATAAAGGAATGAccaaaaagagtaaaaatagactCTGCTTAAAGTTATTCACTACTCTCTCACTTCTCCTTTTAAGATTCCAAATTGTTACTTTCATGTTTCTAGTATTTGATTCTGATTTTGCAGGAGAGCAGAAAAGACATCCGAGATGTTGCAGCAAGAAACAGGAATGGGATTGTCAAATAGAGGTTTCTCGTTGGATCAAACACAGTTCAGTCCTCAATACAGTTCCTGTTCCGGAGACAGCAACATCACAAGCCAACAACTATTATCCTCTAATTTTCAGAtggattcttcttcttcagcgcCTTTATATTGTAACACTTCAATGCTACAAGGACTATTAGGACCTGAAAGCAATAATCAAGCACACCAAGGACCTATCAGTAATTTTCCATACTCAACGTGTTTGAAcagcaacaataataacaaccaaTTGCATTTCACTAATAACGCCCCCTTCTGGAACGCTTCGGAGCCTGCGCCGGTTTCCATTAAAGATGCTCGATCCATCTTCTTCCCTTCATTGCACCAACCATTTTCGGCGCCAAGCTTCGATCAACAATCAAAGGTATGTTGCATAGAGGAGGGACTGGATTTTGtcaaattaatcattttaattgagatgtattacttttaataaaagtaTATTCGTAACAAAATTTTCTTATATTAAAATGGCATGATTAGTTCTAGAGTGACATTATTCTCTTCCTTTATGCAATCTTTTGTTGATTGaacatatattatattatatattcttAAATTATATTTGATGTTCGTTATATGAATTTTTGTGCTACATACTATTTTATtttgagaaagtatagggagccaatgacttaagcgtacaatgtgtacaatgaaggtttagaaagtattagagatatgattattagtgttacattgtgtTTTTTGGATGAGGGGTTTTAGGACATGGTATTAGAATTCCAGATTCGGAAGAACAAGAGTTCAAACTTTGGTGAActcaaaattagttttttataacatgagatgtttattatccttggtatctggatggttattctggatagtataggtgatattcattttgtttattctggatagtataggtgatgttcattttgttcataaaccaaagatttagcccattgtacacattgtaagCTTAGGCCATTGGCTTCCTAACactactcttttattttttattactttttaatttttttataagctTAAGTCTTAAACTTATAATATGTATCATTTCAATCATTTTCACAATAATTAaagaattcaaaatcaaaatctaattataaaattgttcTTGTTAACTTCACTTACTAATAATAACAAACTTACtcagaaaatatttcatttaattaatttttttattgtgtgttTAACATTGATAtatataaatagtaaaaataaaatacgcTTAATAAGTGGCTATACCAATAGTCCAATACTTAAACCAAAACATTCCCCGAATTAATTAGGGTGAAAGAAGCATCGAAGACTTGAAGTGCATTGAGATTTGGgttatgtaattaaaaaaaattaaaagaaataaaaattcggtttaaaataatttaaagttattttattttgtaacttTTTAATTATCACTGAAATAATTGAATAACAAGTATGTAATGATGgatatcatatatataaaattatgaatattattgtCTCTTTTAACGTTattgtataattaattttatgagtTAGAAGAATATGGTTGTTTTGCAGAATATATCTGAAGTAAGGGACTCAGGAGGTAGCATGTTGAAGAAAAGTGAGAATGAGCAATCATCAAAAAGGCCTAGAAACGAAACACCTCCATCACCTTTGCCAGCTTTTAAGGTACAATAAATGTAACTAACCTTTTAAACAAGAAGAGGCAATGCAAGCTTTACACTTTAATTGTATATCTTTCATTATTCCTTTTGATTTTTATGTACTTTTAGTTTTATATAtatctttgtttttttctttttagtccATAAATTAAATATGGATATGATATGGGAGGCTCTTCCAAATAAATGTTGATATATAGgtgagaaaagagaagatgggagacAGAATCACTGCCCTACAGCAATTGGTTTCGCCTTTCGGAAAGGTGAGTTTTTATTCCGATATATAGACAGGGATCTATCTAGTTTCTtcctttaattaataaaaacaaaaagggaaTGATGATAACACTCTATGTGTGATTACGGGAATATTGTGTTGTGCTGTGTTTATTGATTTTTGTTAACAAATTAAACTATTTATATCTTCCTTTTCTTTGGTGCATAATGTAATAAAACATAaacttaattttgatatattcacGGCATAAAATCATCTAGACTTTATcacattaaataattatttttaataattatgaataatcaTCTAAATGAATGGACATGATTGAATTATTGCATAAAATGATATAGATTTTTGgtctatcaaaattaaatttaaaatatttgttatttgaattttatatttttaaattattttctaattaatatattttgatttttaaataaatacatgtTAAATACTTCCTATATTTTCAAGTTATTGAATATTTtgaacagttttcttattaattaGAAGGATAATTAGAAAACATTTGAGaaagaatattattattaatttattttaatttaattactgttattatcttttaattttataataagtgTGCTATGTTGTGTCAGACTGATACGGCATCGGTGCTCTCTGAGGCCACTGAATACATCAAATTCCTCCATGAGCAAGTGACTGTAAGTTCATCTTATTTTctcattattaattaatattttctaaattCATGAGCCTAATAATATATACTAATAAAAGttcatcttatttattttctcttttttaaataTGCAGGTTTTAAGCACCCCATATATGAAGAGTGGAGCTCAAACACAGCATCACCAGGTAGTGTACGTACGTACGCAATACGTATTTTGATTTCAAGAATGCGATATCTACATAATAATATTACTTGTATTTTGTGCTTTAATTTTatattgtattgaattttgagagACCATTTTAAATGAGAAATATGCACTTTCAATATGCACTTATATTGTATTGAATACCAAATTattcattgaaaaaatatttcTCAAGCACGTATTAAATTATCATTATTGTATGTGGTGCATAATGAAGCTGTAATTCACGGCATGCACTCATCTTTTTCTATTAATGCAGAATTCTGGTAAATCAAAGGAAGCTGATGGACCAAAACAGGATCTAAGAAGCCGAGGGCTGTGTCTGGTGCCAATTTCAAGTACATTTCCAGTGACTCATGAACCCACAGTTGATTTTTGGACGCCAACATTTGGAGGAACTTatagataatattaatattaggATGAAATACGATTTTGGTTACTAAAGTATAagtcaaaaatttttttgtttccaacctttttttacatacaaaatcgtccctaattttataattcaaaattgTTGGACAACTTTAGATTCTAATGTTTCACTAAGTTAAGAATATATAGATGGAAGGTTACGtttttacagaaaaaaaaaatttgaagatttcaatgatattgaattttattttctctatgAAAATATTTGTacttttgaaattttaataagcGTTCTTCGAATatttattagtaaaatttttaattctaataaCAAAGACACAGAATTTTGTTGGTCTCACATTTATTTTTTAGTCAAACCCTCTTATAATAAGTTGTCCAaccattttaaatttaaaataacattACTTTAATATTAACTAGTGGAATATTGAGTCACAGCAACTAGGACAAATCTTTATCAAAACATGGCCAAGTTGggttgaaaaaaaatgaaaaggaaaggaagaaggaacaaagaaaacataaaagaaagaATGGGAGAAAGTTGGGAAGTGGGAAAGTCCgttgaaagagaaagaaaaagaaaatggtcCTTAAAAAGTGTGGGGATAAGGCTAATAGTGAGGTTCTGGTACAATTTTGGGACCATATTCAAGAGCATTACTAATATAAGCTTTCGTAATAATTGATGAATTATGCTCAAAAGGGTGGGGGTTAATTAGGATTCAGAGAGTTTGCTGATTATAGAGTTTTGTTTGTCTAAACTTTTGAGGAAATTATTGAAAATTGATGTTAGTAATAGGAAGAAAAATTGAACTTTGTTtctcttcaaagaaaaagaaaaaggaaaaaaaaaatcttgttaTGCTGTGAATAGAGCTGGCACTACCGTTAATTAGTTCAAGGAAAAGAAATGTACTAATTTGGAGGAATAATAATTGAGAATATAGAATACGGGAGTGAGTGAGCTAGTAGGGGATATGTTGGTTGATTGGAAATTTCACTTTTCATTTGTTTATATTTCTTTGAAATATCTAAGTGGAAGTGAGAAAGTGGCCCAGATCATTCTCACCCTCCATTCTCTACTCtctatctctttttatttatattgtttgGAGGAAAATTTCGTAGTCCGTGTATATCTTGTGAAATATATGCAAATTTCTTATTTCTATATGAATATGATCTAGATTTTGTTTTTTATGGTTtgacatcttttttaaaaaaatattctttatctAATTGTCATTTTAGTCCTAATCTAAAAGCTGGAtcatatataatattattctcaATTAAGAATCGATATTGGTACCAGTTTCAAGTGCTAGGgaacaatgaaaattttgaataatatgaacaattatcaatcaaataaaaatacactatgtcctaatttaatgctactaattaaatttactcttttaaccctattaattcacattattcaaaaatcttattggttacttatacttttccttaaagtataggtcaaaattttttttgcatataaaattatTCCTAAAATTCAGCTTTTAAAATCGTTTTTCGGACTAAAATATCTTTCTCCAACAACTCTTCTTCACCAAAATACTTAGTttcgtttcttctttttctttttcttcatcacaGCATCAGCAACAATGACAATGAAATCAGAAACATAAATAATAatgtaataaataaaagaaatagaagcagaaaaatcaaca
Coding sequences:
- the LOC112737848 gene encoding transcription factor bHLH123 isoform X1, which codes for MADDQFRASANWWDSSRNVVRFESRESQSGPWHGVGDDEMKLPIRSSTMENSMSSSSSAGASSGRSSVVFHERLQQQQNLDSPNLSNDPNLHMMMGLGLSSHSSMDWNQASFMRAEKTSEMLQQETGMGLSNRGFSLDQTQFSPQYSSCSGDSNITSQQLLSSNFQMDSSSSAPLYCNTSMLQGLLGPESNNQAHQGPISNFPYSTCLNSNNNNNQLHFTNNAPFWNASEPAPVSIKDARSIFFPSLHQPFSAPSFDQQSKKNMVVLQNISEVRDSGGSMLKKSENEQSSKRPRNETPPSPLPAFKVRKEKMGDRITALQQLVSPFGKTDTASVLSEATEYIKFLHEQVTVLSTPYMKSGAQTQHHQNSGKSKEADGPKQDLRSRGLCLVPISSTFPVTHEPTVDFWTPTFGGTYR
- the LOC112737848 gene encoding transcription factor bHLH123 isoform X3 — protein: MADDQFRASANWWDSSRNVVRFESRESQSGPWHGVGDDEMKLPIRSSTMENSMSSSSSAGASSGRSSVVFHERLQQQQNLDSPNLSNDPNLHMMMGLGLSSHSSMDWNQASFMRAEKTSEMLQQETGMGLSNRGFSLDQTQFSPQYSSCSGDSNITSQQLLSSNFQMDSSSSAPLYCNTSMLQGLLGPESNNQAHQGPISNFPYSTCLNSNNNNNQLHFTNNAPFWNASEPAPVSIKDARSIFFPSLHQPFSAPSFDQQSKNISEVRDSGGSMLKKSENEQSSKRPRNETPPSPLPAFKVRKEKMGDRITALQQLVSPFGKTDTASVLSEATEYIKFLHEQVTVLSTPYMKSGAQTQHHQNSGKSKEADGPKQDLRSRGLCLVPISSTFPVTHEPTVDFWTPTFGGTYR
- the LOC112737848 gene encoding transcription factor bHLH123 isoform X2, giving the protein MADDQFRASANWWDSSRNVVRFESRESQSGPWHGVGDDEMKLPIRSSTMENSMSSSSSAGASSGRSSVVFHERLQQQQNLDSPNLSNDPNLHMMMGLGLSSHSSMDWNQASFMRAEKTSEMLQQETGMGLSNRGFSLDQTQFSPQYSSCSGDSNITSQQLLSSNFQMDSSSSAPLYCNTSMLQGLLGPESNNQAHQGPISNFPYSTCLNSNNNNNQLHFTNNAPFWNASEPAPVSIKDARSIFFPSLHQPFSAPSFDQQSKNMVVLQNISEVRDSGGSMLKKSENEQSSKRPRNETPPSPLPAFKVRKEKMGDRITALQQLVSPFGKTDTASVLSEATEYIKFLHEQVTVLSTPYMKSGAQTQHHQNSGKSKEADGPKQDLRSRGLCLVPISSTFPVTHEPTVDFWTPTFGGTYR